The following are encoded in a window of Flavobacteriales bacterium genomic DNA:
- a CDS encoding cysteine desulfurase — translation MSTKAAPVTNAFDVEEIRAQFPILKELVHGKPLVYFDNAATSQKPRRVIKAESAYYATINANVHRGVHTLSTKATEAQEAARETIRRHINAKHAHEVIFTSGTTAGINLAAFSLGQLLLKKGDEVLISGMEHHANIVPWQMACERHGAKLKVIPVTDSGELELGSSDHLIGQFSDRTRILAISHVSNTLGTINPVKDLIAEARKRGIITVVDGAQAIAHLYVDVQELGCDLYAFSGHKAYGPTGIGVLYGREELLERMPPWQGGGEMIDTVTFEKTTYAKLPFKFEAGTPNIAGIIGLGEAIRWMEDYDKAAMAAHEHTLLEHATKELLTIDGLRIIGTAQKKVGVISFVIDGVHHYDLGTLLDQQGIAVRTGHHCTQPLMDRFGVSGTTRASFACFNTVEEVEMMVAATRKAVKMLR, via the coding sequence GTGAGCACCAAAGCGGCACCGGTCACCAACGCGTTCGACGTGGAGGAGATCCGCGCGCAGTTCCCCATCCTGAAGGAGCTGGTGCACGGCAAACCGCTCGTGTACTTCGACAACGCCGCGACCAGCCAGAAGCCGCGTCGCGTGATCAAGGCCGAGAGCGCCTACTACGCCACGATCAACGCCAACGTGCACCGCGGCGTGCACACGCTCAGCACGAAGGCCACTGAGGCGCAGGAGGCCGCGCGCGAGACCATCCGCAGGCACATCAACGCCAAGCACGCCCACGAGGTGATCTTCACCAGTGGCACCACGGCGGGCATCAACCTGGCGGCATTCAGCCTGGGACAGTTGCTGCTTAAGAAGGGCGACGAGGTGCTGATCAGCGGCATGGAGCACCACGCGAACATCGTCCCCTGGCAGATGGCCTGCGAGCGGCACGGGGCGAAGCTGAAGGTGATACCGGTGACCGATAGCGGAGAGCTGGAATTGGGATCATCTGATCATCTGATAGGCCAATTCTCTGATCGCACCCGCATTCTTGCGATCTCCCACGTGAGCAATACACTGGGCACGATCAATCCCGTGAAGGACTTGATCGCCGAGGCGAGGAAGCGCGGCATCATCACCGTGGTGGATGGCGCGCAGGCGATCGCGCACTTGTACGTGGATGTGCAGGAACTTGGCTGTGACCTGTACGCCTTCAGCGGGCACAAGGCATACGGTCCTACTGGAATTGGCGTGCTCTACGGCCGCGAGGAGCTGCTGGAGCGCATGCCCCCCTGGCAGGGTGGTGGCGAGATGATCGACACGGTCACCTTCGAAAAGACCACCTATGCCAAGCTGCCCTTCAAGTTCGAGGCGGGCACGCCGAACATCGCGGGCATCATCGGCTTGGGCGAGGCCATCCGCTGGATGGAGGACTACGACAAGGCCGCCATGGCCGCGCACGAGCACACGTTGTTGGAGCATGCCACCAAGGAGCTGCTCACCATCGATGGCCTGCGGATCATAGGTACGGCGCAGAAGAAAGTGGGCGTGATCAGCTTCGTGATCGACGGCGTCCATCACTACGACCTGGGCACACTGCTAGACCAACAGGGCATAGCCGTGCGCACAGGACACCATTGCACGCAGCCATTGATGGACCGCTTCGGCGTGAGCGGTACGACGCGTGCGAGCTTCGCATGTTTCAACACAGTGGAGGAGGTGGAGATGATGGTGGCGGCGACGAGGAAGGCAGTGAAGATGCTGCGATGA
- the sufC gene encoding Fe-S cluster assembly ATPase SufC: MLKINDLHARIEGKDILKGVTLEVKPGEVHAVMGPNGSGKSTLANVLAGREEYEVTEGSVTYLGEDLLELALEERAWKGIFLAFQYPVEIPGVSNMNFLRTALNECRKANGLAELGGKDFLTLVRERAKLVEMDADLMSRNLNVGFSGGEKKRNEIFQMAMLEPKLGILDETDSGLDIDALRIVAGGVNKLRSKDNAFIVVTHYQRLLDHIVPDVVHVMADGRIIKSGPKELALELEAKGYDWVKEHA; the protein is encoded by the coding sequence ATGCTGAAGATCAACGACCTGCATGCCCGGATCGAGGGCAAGGACATCCTCAAGGGCGTGACCCTGGAAGTGAAGCCCGGCGAGGTCCACGCCGTCATGGGTCCCAACGGGAGCGGCAAGAGCACCCTGGCCAATGTGCTGGCCGGCCGCGAGGAATATGAAGTGACAGAAGGCTCCGTGACCTACCTCGGTGAGGACTTGCTGGAATTGGCACTCGAAGAGCGCGCCTGGAAAGGCATCTTCCTCGCTTTCCAATACCCGGTGGAGATCCCTGGCGTGAGCAACATGAACTTCCTGCGCACGGCACTGAACGAATGCCGCAAGGCCAACGGTCTCGCGGAGCTCGGCGGCAAGGATTTCCTGACGCTCGTCCGCGAACGCGCCAAGCTGGTGGAGATGGACGCCGACCTGATGAGCCGCAATTTGAACGTGGGCTTCAGCGGCGGCGAGAAGAAGCGCAACGAGATCTTCCAGATGGCGATGCTCGAACCCAAGCTCGGCATCCTCGACGAGACCGACAGCGGCCTGGACATCGACGCGCTGCGCATCGTGGCCGGCGGCGTGAACAAGCTGCGATCCAAGGACAACGCCTTCATCGTGGTGACGCACTACCAGCGCCTGCTGGACCACATCGTGCCGGACGTGGTGCACGTGATGGCCGACGGCCGCATCATCAAGAGCGGTCCGAAGGAACTGGCACTGGAACTGGAGGCGAAGGGCTACGATTGGGTGAAGGAGCACGCATGA
- the sufD gene encoding Fe-S cluster assembly protein SufD, with protein MTATDPKATVLPLLEGSTWPGSAEALAQVHALPVPTTKTEAWKYTRVGKLFNQPYAAPKGDVNVALPARLPFDTTRVVFVNGHFRADLSDDLKDQKGIVIDSLKHHLTHGPVKEHYGTLAPTSELLFTAMNSAAPIDGLILLVTKGVKVEHSIHVLHITTSARQLIQPRDLFMLHEGAEAEVIIEHIALDTPEAFVNSVRECLVGEGARLTVHKLQHEVNGPANISFEGVRVAAKGHFSISTTTLDGALIRNEVKVSLAGAEAHAELNGVYLLNGTTHCDNHTYIGHDVPDCTSDELYKGIVAGKGTSVFNGKVYVKQDAQRTRAYQSNANILLGDDAKVYTKPELEIYADDVKCSHGCTIGRLDEKGLFYLRSRGVSEAEARKLMAHAFITEVVERVQNEEWKAVLTALIDNKLAQL; from the coding sequence ATGACCGCCACCGACCCCAAGGCCACCGTGCTTCCACTGCTAGAGGGTTCCACCTGGCCCGGCAGCGCCGAAGCCCTGGCCCAGGTGCACGCACTTCCCGTTCCCACCACCAAGACCGAAGCGTGGAAGTACACCCGCGTGGGCAAGCTGTTCAACCAGCCGTATGCCGCACCGAAGGGCGATGTGAACGTGGCGCTGCCTGCCCGCCTTCCCTTCGATACCACCCGCGTGGTCTTCGTGAACGGCCATTTCCGCGCGGACCTGAGCGATGATCTCAAGGATCAAAAAGGCATCGTAATCGACAGCCTGAAGCACCACCTCACCCACGGCCCGGTGAAGGAGCATTACGGCACGCTGGCGCCCACCAGCGAGCTCCTTTTCACCGCCATGAACTCCGCCGCTCCCATCGACGGCCTGATCCTGCTGGTGACCAAGGGCGTGAAGGTGGAGCATTCGATCCACGTGTTGCACATCACCACGTCAGCACGCCAGCTGATACAACCGCGTGACCTCTTCATGCTCCACGAAGGCGCCGAGGCCGAAGTGATCATCGAGCACATCGCCCTTGATACGCCCGAGGCTTTCGTCAACAGTGTGCGCGAGTGCTTGGTGGGCGAAGGTGCGCGCCTCACGGTCCACAAGCTGCAGCACGAGGTCAACGGTCCGGCGAACATCAGCTTCGAGGGCGTACGCGTGGCGGCCAAAGGCCACTTCAGCATCAGCACCACGACACTCGATGGCGCACTGATCCGCAATGAGGTGAAGGTGTCACTGGCCGGCGCGGAGGCGCATGCCGAGCTGAACGGCGTGTACCTGCTGAACGGCACCACGCACTGCGACAACCACACCTACATCGGTCACGACGTGCCGGACTGCACCAGCGACGAGCTCTACAAGGGCATCGTGGCGGGCAAGGGCACCAGCGTGTTCAACGGCAAGGTCTACGTGAAGCAGGACGCTCAGCGCACCCGCGCCTACCAGAGCAACGCCAACATCCTGCTGGGCGATGATGCCAAGGTGTACACCAAGCCTGAACTGGAGATCTACGCCGACGACGTGAAGTGCAGCCACGGGTGCACCATCGGCCGGCTGGACGAGAAGGGCCTGTTCTACCTGCGCAGCCGCGGGGTTAGCGAGGCCGAGGCGCGCAAGCTGATGGCCCATGCCTTCATCACCGAGGTGGTGGAGCGCGTACAGAACGAGGAGTGGAAGGCGGTGTTGACAGCGTTGATCGACAACAAACTCGCGCAATTGTGA
- a CDS encoding DUF2480 family protein, protein MSDNSPIINKVASSGIITLDLEELYPAGERVVFDLKPLLWQEIALKEDDLRTFCKEHDWSRYQGKFMSVNCSADAIVPTWAYMLVATHLQPHAAFVTQGDAEQLEHAIFTRFVQQLDVEPYRDARLVVKGCSKLPVPLNAYVELSMKLLPVVKSLMFGEPCSTVPLYKRPKASRDSGSSPE, encoded by the coding sequence ATGAGCGACAACAGCCCCATCATCAACAAGGTCGCTTCGAGCGGGATCATCACCCTCGACTTGGAGGAGCTGTACCCGGCCGGTGAGCGGGTGGTCTTCGACCTGAAGCCGCTGTTGTGGCAGGAGATCGCACTGAAGGAGGATGATCTGCGCACCTTCTGCAAGGAGCATGATTGGTCGCGATACCAAGGCAAGTTCATGTCGGTGAATTGCAGCGCCGATGCCATCGTGCCGACCTGGGCCTATATGCTGGTGGCCACGCACCTGCAGCCGCACGCGGCCTTCGTCACGCAAGGCGATGCGGAACAGCTGGAGCATGCCATCTTCACGCGCTTCGTGCAACAACTGGATGTGGAGCCCTACCGCGATGCCCGTTTAGTGGTGAAGGGCTGCAGCAAGCTGCCCGTGCCGCTGAATGCCTATGTGGAGCTGAGCATGAAGCTGCTGCCGGTGGTGAAGAGCCTGATGTTCGGCGAGCCGTGCAGCACGGTGCCCTTGTACAAACGGCCAAAGGCCTCGCGCGACTCCGGGTCAAGCCCGGAGTGA
- a CDS encoding SufE family protein: MTLAQAQQELVDDFAMFSGWQDRYEHLIELGKDLPLIAPEHKTDDNLVRGCQSRVWLHAAPQNGLIHFTADSDAMITKGIVALLVRVFNHRTPQEIIGASTEFIDKIGLRAHLSPNRANGLSAMIDQMKRYALAFSGKGPEA, translated from the coding sequence ATGACATTGGCTCAAGCTCAGCAGGAACTAGTGGACGATTTCGCCATGTTCAGCGGCTGGCAGGACCGCTATGAGCACCTGATCGAGCTGGGCAAGGACCTGCCGCTGATCGCGCCGGAGCACAAGACCGACGACAACCTCGTGCGCGGTTGCCAGAGCCGGGTTTGGCTTCACGCCGCCCCTCAGAACGGCCTCATCCACTTCACTGCCGACAGCGACGCCATGATCACCAAGGGCATCGTGGCCCTGCTGGTGCGCGTGTTCAACCACCGCACGCCGCAGGAGATCATCGGCGCGTCCACGGAGTTCATCGACAAGATCGGGTTGCGCGCGCACTTGAGCCCGAACCGTGCGAACGGCCTGAGCGCGATGATCGATCAGATGAAGCGTTACGCATTGGCGTTTTCCGGTAAAGGACCCGAGGCATGA
- a CDS encoding SUF system Fe-S cluster assembly protein → MTPEEKKHLEERVIDMLKSVYDPEIPVDIYELGLIYEVSISDDAHVGIKMTLTSPACPVAESLPNEVEQKVAGVPGVTSAKVEITFEPPWDRTMMSEAAQLELGFM, encoded by the coding sequence ATGACCCCGGAAGAAAAGAAACACCTGGAAGAACGTGTCATCGACATGCTCAAGAGCGTGTACGATCCGGAGATCCCCGTGGACATCTACGAGCTGGGCCTGATCTATGAGGTGAGCATCAGCGACGACGCGCATGTGGGCATCAAGATGACCTTGACCAGTCCCGCATGCCCCGTGGCCGAAAGCCTGCCCAATGAGGTGGAGCAGAAGGTGGCCGGTGTGCCCGGCGTGACAAGCGCCAAGGTGGAGATCACCTTCGAGCCACCCTGGGACCGCACGATGATGAGCGAGGCGGCGCAATTGGAACTGGGGTTCATGTGA
- the ppk1 gene encoding polyphosphate kinase 1 has protein sequence MIDELLLEKTRTHVRRWFARHMPPELEFHDLEHTLGVTRTAVQIGQAMGLGGRDLALLEVAALFHDTGYARGRADHEAHSADIAERFLERHGASARDRARVRALIMATRMGRRPRGPAQEAIRDADSSKAGQADFIARSEKLRREIEHATGDSISRKTWRETNLAYLRAHRFHTAYARKRYGRQKGINLTALRATKDAALKRKTPPTPDRFFDRDLSWLSFNDRVLQEAKDPRVPLLERLKFLAIYSSNLDEFYRVRVASLRSLSGLTKAERTAMEVPTAKLIARLNRKALKQQQEFGALYRGTLLPALEQEGIRILAPERLSTEQKHFVRTYFRKQVAPLIDTAAVRPGNAPFIEDRKLYFVCTLRPKGRTKPRHILVNIPSDELGRFLRLPSAKGANDLIFLDDAMRICLGRMFSGHKVIACHAIKLSRDAELYLDEEFAGNVQDKVRKSLRKRRTGVPSRFLHDHAMPKGTLRELRALLGLAKEDLVSGGRYHNFSDLMKLPITGHAELRDKPLRAITHPAMAARGGAFKAIGKGDVLMHFPYHDFGGLTDWLRQAARDPLVTRIAITLYRVAEGSAVCAALMDALEHGKSVTVFVEVKARFDERSNLFWGETLERAGAEVLYGSEHLKVHCKLCLVERREQGRLRRYAYLGTGNFNERTATIYSDSALLTARPAIAREVAEVFEHLRDRRRRPALRHLLMAPVGLRGRLEAMVDREIEASLRGKPSGILIKLNSLEDRAMIAKLYDAARAGVEVRLIIRGICCLVPGSSGTGDRIKAISIVDRFLEHSRVYVFHNQGAPTVHLSSADLMGRNLDRRIEVAFPLLDDELKREILDILELQWKDRQKARVIDAAQSNPYVPVTAGERQLRSQEATHAFLRHKALIGRPGYSRKTGTPRT, from the coding sequence ATGATCGACGAGTTACTGTTGGAGAAGACCCGCACGCATGTTCGGCGCTGGTTCGCGCGGCACATGCCTCCCGAGTTGGAATTCCACGATCTGGAACATACCCTCGGCGTGACACGCACCGCGGTGCAGATCGGGCAGGCGATGGGGCTCGGTGGACGGGATCTCGCGCTGTTGGAGGTCGCCGCGCTCTTCCACGATACCGGCTACGCGCGCGGCCGTGCGGACCATGAAGCACACAGTGCGGACATCGCCGAGCGCTTTCTTGAACGGCATGGCGCCTCCGCACGTGACCGGGCCAGGGTGCGCGCGTTGATCATGGCCACCCGCATGGGCCGGCGCCCGCGCGGACCGGCGCAAGAGGCGATCCGCGATGCGGATTCATCCAAGGCCGGGCAGGCGGACTTCATCGCCCGTAGCGAAAAGCTGCGCCGGGAGATCGAGCATGCCACCGGGGACAGCATCAGCCGCAAGACCTGGCGCGAGACCAACCTGGCCTATCTGCGCGCGCACCGCTTCCACACGGCCTATGCGCGCAAACGCTATGGCCGGCAAAAGGGCATCAACCTCACGGCCCTGCGCGCCACGAAGGATGCCGCCCTGAAACGCAAGACCCCTCCCACGCCCGACCGCTTCTTCGATCGCGACCTCAGCTGGCTGAGCTTCAACGACCGCGTGTTGCAGGAAGCGAAGGATCCCCGGGTGCCCCTGTTGGAGCGCCTAAAATTCCTGGCGATCTATTCCAGCAACCTCGATGAGTTCTACCGCGTGCGTGTGGCCTCGCTGCGCAGCCTCTCAGGGCTCACCAAGGCGGAGCGCACCGCGATGGAGGTGCCCACGGCCAAGCTCATTGCGCGGCTCAACCGCAAGGCGCTGAAGCAGCAGCAGGAGTTCGGTGCCTTGTACCGCGGCACACTCCTGCCGGCCCTGGAGCAGGAAGGGATCCGCATCCTGGCCCCGGAGCGGCTCTCCACCGAGCAGAAGCATTTCGTCCGCACCTACTTCCGCAAGCAGGTGGCTCCGCTGATCGACACCGCGGCGGTGCGTCCGGGCAACGCGCCCTTCATCGAGGACCGCAAGCTCTACTTCGTCTGTACGCTACGGCCCAAGGGGCGCACCAAGCCGCGCCATATCCTGGTGAACATCCCATCTGATGAACTTGGCAGATTCCTGCGGCTACCCTCCGCCAAAGGCGCCAACGATCTGATCTTCCTTGACGACGCGATGCGGATCTGCCTGGGCCGCATGTTCAGCGGGCACAAGGTGATCGCCTGCCATGCCATCAAACTCTCGCGCGACGCGGAACTCTATCTGGATGAGGAATTCGCGGGCAATGTGCAGGACAAAGTGCGCAAGAGCCTGCGCAAGCGGCGCACCGGGGTCCCCTCACGCTTCCTGCACGACCACGCCATGCCCAAGGGCACCCTGCGCGAGTTGCGTGCACTGCTTGGCTTGGCGAAGGAGGACCTGGTCAGCGGTGGCCGCTACCACAACTTCAGCGATCTGATGAAGCTGCCCATCACCGGGCATGCGGAACTGCGCGACAAACCATTGAGAGCCATCACCCATCCGGCCATGGCCGCACGCGGCGGGGCGTTCAAGGCGATCGGCAAGGGCGATGTGCTGATGCATTTCCCCTACCACGACTTCGGGGGACTGACGGACTGGTTGCGACAGGCGGCACGGGACCCGCTGGTGACACGCATCGCCATCACACTGTACCGCGTGGCCGAAGGATCGGCGGTTTGCGCGGCCCTGATGGACGCGCTGGAGCACGGCAAGTCAGTGACCGTTTTCGTGGAGGTGAAGGCGCGCTTCGATGAACGCTCCAATCTCTTCTGGGGTGAAACGCTGGAACGTGCCGGCGCGGAAGTGCTGTACGGCTCAGAACACTTGAAAGTGCACTGCAAGCTCTGCCTGGTGGAGCGCCGGGAGCAGGGCCGCCTACGCCGCTATGCCTACCTGGGTACGGGCAATTTCAACGAGCGCACGGCCACCATCTATTCGGATTCCGCATTGCTCACCGCGCGGCCGGCGATCGCGCGGGAAGTGGCCGAGGTCTTCGAGCACCTGCGCGACCGCCGCCGCCGCCCAGCATTGCGCCATCTGCTGATGGCCCCCGTGGGACTGCGCGGACGATTGGAGGCCATGGTCGACCGCGAAATTGAAGCCTCCCTGCGCGGCAAGCCATCGGGCATCCTGATCAAACTCAACAGCCTGGAGGACCGCGCCATGATCGCCAAACTCTACGATGCGGCGCGCGCTGGTGTGGAGGTGCGGCTGATCATTCGCGGCATATGCTGTCTGGTGCCGGGCAGCAGTGGCACTGGCGACCGCATCAAGGCCATCAGCATCGTGGACCGCTTTCTGGAGCACAGCCGGGTGTATGTGTTCCACAACCAGGGGGCGCCCACCGTACACCTCTCCTCGGCCGACCTGATGGGCCGGAACCTGGACCGCCGTATCGAAGTGGCCTTCCCCCTGCTGGATGACGAATTGAAGCGGGAGATCCTGGACATTCTGGAACTGCAATGGAAGGATCGCCAGAAGGCGCGGGTGATCGATGCGGCCCAAAGCAACCCCTATGTGCCTGTGACCGCCGGCGAACGGCAATTGCGATCACAGGAGGCCACCCACGCCTTCCTCCGGCACAAGGCCTTGATCGGTAGGCCGGGGTACAGCCGGAAAACAGGAACGCCGCGGACGTAA